acttaaaaaaacaaaacagcaaacctcccctgcctgccccccgTCCCCTAACCAAGCCGTGCTCCCAAAGCTGACACCCAAAAGATTAGAGACAGAAAATGGAGAAACCTGAGATGTCCTCAGGGAGAATCATACTGCCTCCAAAATTAGGTGTTAAAGCCATGAAGCTTTTTATAAAACTCCTCCAAAATTAGAATGGGAGAGCATTTATCCCTGattcactgctctgctgccccagACAATAGTGCTGGTCCTTGGGGTTTTGGTGCCCTGGGAGCAggtgtgctgggcagggaaggcagctggagctgaggacTGTGAGGACATTGGGGTGTTCATTTAGCTTTTTGTAGTGACACTTTTTTATCATTACATCATTAAAATTAGGACTTGCCCAGTGAGACATGAGGGCTCTGTCCAGGCTGGGACCCATGTCTCTGCTAAATGCAGGAGAAGCAGGCAAGTGATGTTTCTGCAGAAGCAAACCATGATATAAATCACTTTTAAATTCTAATCACAGCCAAGTGAGGTACCAGAAAATTGCTTGGCCAAAGAAAGGGTTTATATATGACAGTGCTTTAGAAAAGTAGCCAGAAAATTATCGACAAGTTTACTTCAGCAGTTTCAGCCTGCCTGTTCTTGTCtatttgaaatattaatgaTGTGTTACTGTGAGTTCTCACCTTTTCCTGCACTTTCTCTTCCTGTGCTCGGGCTGGCAGCGCCTCACAAGTACTACATTGGCTTCCGGTACGTGCATCCCCTGACAGAGGAGGCCATTGAGCAGATGGAGAAGGATGGCATTGAGAGGGCTGTTGCCTTCACCCAGTACCCCCAGTACAGCTGCTCCACCACAGGTGAGCCTCCGAGCAGAGCAGGGGCGCTGTAGGCACGTGGCTGTGAACGTGGATAAATCATCTGAACTTTGATCAGACTGGTGCATTGTATGAGCTTGGATATAATTGTTCCCATTGGAGACTCTCAGCTCTGATTTACAATTGCATTTTAATTATGTAGCATTTAAAATATGGTAATAGCTTGCTGCAAGGCTGTTTCAATCTGACAGGTTGCTGATGGCCTGGCTGAACTTGTGTTGTCAATTCTGTTTCAGGAAGCAGTTTAAATGCCATTTATCGCTACTATAACGAGAAAGGGGAGAAGCCAAAGATGAAGTGGAGCATAATTGACCGATGGCCCACACATCCCCTTCTCATTCAGGTGTGGATCTGAAGCCTTTGGggtttatatattttcttttaaaatatagaaaaaaatactgaggaaGGATAACAGGAAGGCTTCAATCGGAGGGTGCATTTTAGTTGTGCGATGAAATGAGTCTTGTCTACCATGTCTGAAATTACAGGAGAAGGAGGGTTATTTCATGCCAGATGCTTTGGCAAGATAAGGTGTGAAAGGGACCACTGTGCACATcctgttttaaaagctgaatgATGTTACCCTAATGGTGGTGGCTGGAAGGAACCTCTACAGGCCATTAGTCCAAattcctgctcagagcaggtcTGTGATCAGCGCACACAGAGATCGTGTTGGTTTGGCAATTCCCCTCCGGCAGCAAAGAGTaattcctggctgtggcaggagcaaTGAGGGGGAAGccttgctgctttcttttcagagaaaatggcCCTTTGGTCTTTATCAGGGAGCTTCTCCTTTTGTGTGGGTTTGCAGTTTTTCTGGTGTGCTGAGCAGATGAAAAAAACACTGAAGGCAGGCAAGGTGgaactgcctgtgctgggggacATTCCCGGGACACACTGCCTGAGTGTTGTGCACACTGAAGGGAATTTGGGAGTTCTTAAGGCAACAAGAAACATGGGAGCTGCCTGTCTGGATCACTAAGAGCAGGAATGCCTCCCAGTGTTCCTGATTCAggtctttgtttctgtttctctgagcAGTGCTTTGCTGATCACATCCAGAAGGAACTGAACCTGTTCCCACCAGACAAAAGGAAAGATGTGGTCATCCTCTTCTCGGCCCACTCGCTGCCCATGTCTGTGAGTTACCTCAGGGAagggtgtggggacagctgTGGAAGTGCCAGGCAAATCTGGTCCTTCCCCAGAGTGTTCACTGGATGACAGAGGTGCGGTGTGTTCGTGGTGCAGGTGGTGAATCGCGGCGATCCGTATCCTCAAGAAGTGGGAGCTACTGTCCAGAGAGTCATGGAGAAGCTCAACTACTCCAACCCTTACAGGCTTGTGTGGCAGTCCAAGGTACGTGCTCAGGGAAGCTGAGCAGGTAAACCCTGTGCAGGGTTttactgaactgaaaaaaatactcctttatttgcattttcagttattttaatcAGTCTTGTTCAGGCCGGCCCAGGTTCTGTTCCTTTGAGGTGTAATGGTGGGAAGTGTGTCTCCATTCGTTAAACAATTAATGGAGAAAGTGAGAAGTACAACCAAAAGCAGGGAAATACAAATAGCTGTTTCCATCCCATCCATAATCTGGTCTCTGTCATCCTGCCTAAGGAAATGTGGGTGTTCTTTGTAAGAATGATTTAATGagtgtttttcctttatttccccttttttcttccaggtTGGACCAATGCCTTGGCTTGGTCCCCAGACAGATGAGACCATTAAAGGACTGTGCCAGCGAGGAAAGAAGAACATGTTGTTGGTCCCAATAGCATTTACGAGTGACCACATTGAAACACTGTATGAGCTGGATATCGAGTATGCCCAGGTTTTAGCCAACGAGGTGAATGCTCTGTGGGTTTGGTCTTGTTTGGGTAGTGCTgctctgaaattatttctcctgGGGTGCAATTTGGTTTGTAGTTGCTTCTTGCAATATGATTTGGGATgagctttattttcctgtgaatcaaaaattaatctgaaCTGGCTTAACCACAACACAGGTGCAAGTTTGTCTTTCTGGTATAAAGACCATTACAATTATTGCtgaaaaagaatgatttttggcagcaaaacaaaatgttgcCCCATCGTAATTTTTGCTATACTAAAAACCATGATACTGCATTTAATCCTGTCATTTTGGGGCAACTTCTGAATGAAGTAGGAAGATTTTGAAGGCTACCCAGTGAAGGATCTAGCAGATTTAACAGATCTAACTTTTTCCTCCTTACTTTTGATTCAGTGTGGAGTAGAAAACATCAGAAGAGCAGAGTCTCTCAATGGAAATCCACTCTTCTCCAAGGTATCTGCTATGTTGCAGTGGCTGTAAAGGTTTGCAGTTGTGTTTCCTGCTGAGCATGGCTGTTTTCAGGTAGTTTTAACGTATTTTGAGTTTAAGAGCAGAAATGGAGCCCTGCGTACCTCATCTGTCTAGCGCAGAGGGGTTTCCTGTACCGCAGTTGGTGTGTTTTTGTCAGAAGGGGGCACAGGCTCAGCAGCCCCGTGCCGGGGCTAGGGCGGGGGGTTTGCACAGCTGGATTTGCTCCCTCTGACCATTGCCACCCGCCCTGCAGGCCCTGGCAGACCTGGTGTGCTCCCACCTGCAGTCCAACGAGGTGTGCTCCCGCCAGCTGACCCTGTGCTGCCCGCTCTGCGTCAACCCCGTGTGCAGGGAGACCAAGGCGTTCTTCACCAGCCAGCCCCTGTGAGCCCGGGAGCCGCCTGCATCCCACGGAGCCGCCTGCGGAGGGACACTGCCCCGGACCAGCCCTCCCGGCACACACCCACAGGCTCGTGCTCTCAGTGCTGTTATCGCCCACAACAGCACAGAGAACTTGActttggtttaatttttcttatgttttctttgtttgagaAGAGTTGTAGGAAGTAGGGCAATGAGGGCGTTTACGCTGTCAGGCGTGAGGAGATCTCGTGTCATCCGACCCCGATCAGACTTGGCGTGAGCCTGGCAGTGCGCACTGAAAAACGTACACAGCTTTTTTACAATTAGCTTCTATTTCTATGCAGGGATTTATTTGTATGCAGGGTGGTCATGAGTGCATTAACTTGCCAAGTCAAAGGTacaattattttggttttgcttaagGTGCAGTCTGACCAGCACAGTCTGTTGTCTGTTCTGAGAGGGACTTTGCAGCTGGCTTTGGAGACTTTGGAGATCAAGTGGCTTCTAATGCTTTTTAATaatgtgtgtatacatatatatatttctttcttctttttttttttttagaacatAAAGAtaaggctttgttttgttttggttttctcctgCCAGAAACTTCCAGTGAAAGCTTAGCTGGGATAGTAGAACGCACAAAActtgtttacattttttagaaaaaacattttcattatctGCAGGAAAGCATTTGAAGAGCATAAATTGAAAGGAATTAGCCTGCTTAGGTGATACTGGAGAATTTGATCCTTTGAAACTGTGTGTTTCAAGCCTAGCAGGAGCATGTGTGGAAACATGTTGGCTTATCTTAAGCAGaatggctttttaaattattattatttttattaaaaagagcTTTCTCTGTTTGGTGAAGTAAATTTAGGAAGTCAGGCTTGTTCTCCAGGAGGTTTATAGATCCACTCTGTGCTTTCTACTGTGCCACAGTACTGTGTTTTTGTGGGATACCTCTGGAGTGCCATAGTTAGGATTGATATGGCTTAATTGCTGTTATTTAAATGGAGATGATCAGCCAGGAGTAATTTACAGTTTTACATTGCAGATGCCTGAGAACAGGCcgccctgtgctggggctctCCTGAAAGGCTgccagcccacagcagagctgagctgggcagggcCCTGGCACTGAGTGTCCCCCCGGGAGGCACAGGGGCCCCTCCTGCCACCGGGGcgggagcagagctgtgaccGTGTCCCGTGGCACTGAGCCGTCCGTGTGGTGGCCCAGCTGGCACCTCCTCGGGGGCACACGTTTACTTGATGTCTTTAGCACTGAAACGCCAGGAcctgggcactgcaggctgGTTCTTGGGAATTGCTGGTGTCTGGGAAGCAGATGCCACGCTTCTCAGCCAGGTTGATCTGCTCAGGTAACCATGAGGCATGAGTAGTTTGGACCTCTGATCTTTTGAAAACAGGGTgtttaaagagagaaaaggccTCTTGTGGTATATCAGGGGTTTgtcttgttctgttttgttggaAGAAGTAAAGGTGGGGTACCAAAGGAATGGATGGATGCTGTGTTGAGCACCTGTGGAGGGGTGTAAATCCCTAATACCTCTGGAGAGTTGCTTGCTCCACTGCCATACCTGCTTCCCAGGGTGAGACAGACTGAGATTCCTTCAGTGCAGCACCCTGTTCCTCGCAGAAAGAAGTCTTCCTTGACCCTTCATGCCTGTGCCTGTTTCAGTGGCAGGGAGCCAgaagcttctcttctccctcttctccctccccttgGTCTCTGCTCGCTGCCTTGGCAGCAGAAAGGAGCACAGTATGTCTGGGAACACTGGCCTTACGTCTCTTGTTGGACAAAGAACTCTGTTCCACTTCTCTGTGTGACACTTCGGGGTCAGTGGAAAACAATCTGGTCTGTCAAATCTTCCAACTCACTCCTGTATCCTCACAGCTGACCTTCAGGTGGTCCAGGCTGTGACCACCACATTGACAAAGTGTGGAAAGCAGAGGTTAATTTCCTATGAACTTTGTGGTATTATAAATACAGATGGCTTTTCATTTTCGTACTGGAGAGAGTCCTAAAAATCCTAGCTGGCACTGATTCTAAGGCATTACATTTGTCCCCAGTAATAAAAGGTACTTAAAATTCACTTTTGAGTGTTCTAACCACAAGTGGGATAATTACTCTGTTGCTGCTATTAGACCATAATGTAGAAATCACttaattttccagcttttagcAGATGGGGCCTGTCTCACGGAGCTGGTGGTACTGGTTGCTGTCAAAGGGTATTTTCATAGAGGTTTCTGAGGAGTTCCTCATCTCTCAAGCCAATGCCCAGCGGGTTGGGTGAGTGTCTGCCCCAAGGAGAGATGAATCCCATGGTGCATGTGCCTTCCTGAGCCCTCCTCAGTGCCATGTCCTGCTGAGtttgcagctcctctgccccatAGCTGTTCCCAGTGCCCCTCTGGTGGGCTGGAAACCTCTGATGCTACTGGCTCTGGGCCTGGTGTGCCCGGATCTGGGACGCTCTGGTCCCTGGACAGCAATCCAGCTGGGTTGTTCTTATCAGTGACACTCCTCTTGCAGCACTTCAGTCACAAGTGTTGCTCATGCACATATCCCTGACAAGAacaggcagtgggaagccagcCTGTGGGATGTGAGGCAGCGCTGCATCCCAAGGTTTCCTTGGTGAGAGCCGAGtcctcaggctgggctggagctctggggggctttggggaTGGCAGGGGGTCACtgtcctcctgccccagctggggtgGCACCTAAGTGCAGGAGTGAGCTGGGCAGGGGATCTGCCcaccagagctgccagcactgtggaGCTCTGGCCTCAGGATATCGACTGGAAATTGAGGAGTTAGGAACAGCCTGTGGTGTCCTGAGGGAAGAAATGGGAAGTAGTGGGGTGAggttgttttcctgcttttgcacTCTGCAGTTTggcttattttttcattattgagtgaatttttctcttttgaatttctttctaaCCTGTCCCTTGGTCCTAGCTGCATTTCAGAGAAGGTGGAAGCTTCCAAAAGGTGCTGACACCAAAAGGTGTATGGATGGTGTCGGAGCTGGCCTTCTGCCATCCCCTGGAGAGGAGGATGGCATAGCTGAGTTCAGTGGGGCTAGGGTTTCCCTAGGAATACCTAAAAGTTCAGTGAATTCTCCCTTTCCACCATGCACAGAGAGCTGGGGATCACCATGAAGTGTAAGCTGCAAGAGAGAGCAGCTCCTTTGATTTTGTTAATGCCAGATGTGTACAGATCCTTGCTTTTAGCCCAACGTATGCATTTCAGATTGACCAAGGACTTCCATTTGATGTAACACAGCGAATTTGGATAATCCTACTGTGTGTCATTTGCCATAAGGATGGAATTCCaattaaaggtttttttaagaaataatggAGCTGTGTGTCTTTGTAAGAGCCCTTTATGCTGGTATTTGGGGTTCTCTGCACCTCTGGTGTCAGGCTGAGGTGAGTTACACCCTCTAAAAAGGCTGGAGAAGATGGTGAATCAGGTATTTGCCCTGGTTTGGGATCCCACCTGTGATGGATATTTAATTCTGTTCCCTGTTAGCGGTCTctgggcagctccttcctgaTCTTACTAATTAAGTGCTTGATTGATTATTTTCTAGAGCAGGGATTGGAGCTGTTGGATACTTAAGCTGATCCACTAGTGAGCTCTTGTGAGCTGGGTTGTGACAGGGGAGAGAGCAAgatgcaaaaccaacacaatgGAAGGTGGGAAAAATGGAGGAGAGCAGTGATAGTTCTTTTCCTGTGGAATCTCCGGCCAAGCTCTGCTGGTTTACTGTCGAGTGGGGATTTGGCTGTGTGAGTGTGGCAGAACTTCAGCAATGTCATATTTGAATCCAAAACCGTGTCTAACATTGTGGAAgcacttttccttcctccttctttccaaaGGGCTCACTCTCCACCTGCTTTCCTGCTTAGCCGTGTTTCTCTCCTCCCATCTAGAAGTACttgtctccagcagcacagcctgggcaaGCGCAAGGGATTTATTTGTAAATCAGCAATTTCAAGCCCTCAGGAGCAggttctgctcctgcctgtaGAGCATGGGGATTTGCAAATTTGGACCAGGTCTAAAACCTGCCTTCtattttcctgctgaatttGTTCTCAGCAGTAAGTGCTGGGAAAAGGTTATTTAATTTGAGTCCATTGGCCTGGCTGATGGGCATCCTTCCCATGACTGCACAGAGATGGATTGTCTGTCCAGAGAGGGATCAGCTCCGAGACGCGCGGCCTTTGATCCTCTGGGCTCAGAGGTTGCTCCAGGAGCGGCTGCCCGGTGACATCTGAGCCCCAAAGGCCAACAGAGCACAAGGCCACAAAGTGGGGAGGAAGTGCTCCTTCCCATCACTGGAGCTGTTCAGGAccaggctgggagcactggtctagtggaaggtgtccctgccttccaacccaaagcagtcTGGGATCCTGTGAGTCACTAGAGGTGTTGCCTCTGATCCCATTGCTCACGGGGCAAGGAAAGGGACTGTGGAACTGAAGCCTGGCAGTTCCCAGAATGATGGAGAGGGAGCTGTCACGGGGAATCCAGAGCACtccatttttctcctgtcaTTTTTAAGGATGATCCATAACGTGTGAACATCACCCGCAATCGAGGCCTAATTGTGTTTCTCCAGCGAGCAGGCAGCACTTCCAAGGAAGCTTAAACGAGCACTTAAGGGATAATGCTCGGAGCGGGCCCGGGGGGGCTCCGTGCCCTGGCCCGGCTCCTCACAGCCAAATCCCCCAGCGCTTTTATCCTGGAGTTATTGGGCCATTATGGGCTATGGTTGTCTTTTACAGCCTTGGATTTCTTGTGCTGTCAGGCGGGAGGGGAGGGATGTGTAACATGACCCAAAGTggtcttgtttgttttaatctgCTGGTTTAATATCTTATGGCTTCCTGCCATTATCCCTTTCGGAGCCGGACCCTGGAGTCACTCCTGGAGGTTTGCTGTGTGCAGAGACTGAAGGCAGCTTCCAGTGGGTGCAGCTtgtggctggcagagctggcctTGGCTTGTTCTCTGTGTGTGGGGCATTGGTGA
This sequence is a window from Corvus moneduloides isolate bCorMon1 chromosome Z, bCorMon1.pri, whole genome shotgun sequence. Protein-coding genes within it:
- the FECH gene encoding ferrochelatase, mitochondrial → MRAAKMAAAAAAAGRHLLRSCSQLRVPVRWRGQATAAVVTESTKPQIQPQERKPKTGILMLNMGGPERLDDVHDFLLRLFLDRDLMTLPAQNQLAPLIAKRRTPKIQEQYSRIGGGSPIKKWTAVQGEGMVKLLDSMSPRTAPHKYYIGFRYVHPLTEEAIEQMEKDGIERAVAFTQYPQYSCSTTGSSLNAIYRYYNEKGEKPKMKWSIIDRWPTHPLLIQCFADHIQKELNLFPPDKRKDVVILFSAHSLPMSVVNRGDPYPQEVGATVQRVMEKLNYSNPYRLVWQSKVGPMPWLGPQTDETIKGLCQRGKKNMLLVPIAFTSDHIETLYELDIEYAQVLANECGVENIRRAESLNGNPLFSKALADLVCSHLQSNEVCSRQLTLCCPLCVNPVCRETKAFFTSQPL